The DNA segment ACGACACATTTGCCCCTTAAGATTAACACTGCTGGTGTTATTCCGCCAATCTTCGCTTCTTCCATTCTGATGTTTCCAGCGACTGTTGCACAGTTTTCGAATGTGCAGTGGTTGAAGGACATCGCGTCGTTTATGACCCCGAGTTCCATCATTTATAACATTTTATTTGTTGGAATTGTCATCTTCTTCTGTTACTTCTACACGGCAATCATGTTTGACCCAAAAGGAATAGCAGAGAATATTCAAAAGCAAGGTGGCTTTATACCGGGCATTCGTCCGGGTAACCGCACCCGAGAGTATATCGATAAGGTGCTGGCTAGAATCACTTTGTGGGGTGCTTTTTACGTCGCGTTTGTGTGTGTTGTACCCATGTTTTTGATCTCGAACTTTGGAGTTCCGTTTTATTTTGGTGGAACTTCCCTCTTGATCGTTGTGGGTGTAGCCATGGACTTCATGGGCCAGATCGAATCCTACCTGATTTCGCGTCAGTATGAGGGTTTGATGGGCAAAGCTGGAAAAGGACGTTAACCTTGAAGAAATTCAGGGGCGTGTTCCTCAAAAACGAAAAAGAGATTGGCCTCATGCGTGAGGCCAATCGTATTGTTTCAAGAATACTCGATGAGCTTGGTGAAAACGTCAAACCTGGCGTTCCCACAATTCTCTTTGAGGAGATTTGCCGGACACGGTGCGCTGAGTACAATGTGCGTCCTGCATTTCTGGGGTATCAGGGTTTTCCTTTTGCCCTTTGTTGTTCTGTAAACGAAGAGATTGTTCATGGATTTCCCTCTGACAAACGCATCCTTCAGGAAGGCGATATTGTCAGCTTTGATATGGGAGTCGTATTCAATGGTTTTTACGGCGATTCAGCTCGCACCTTTGGTGTGGGGGCTGTTGATCCTGAAACAAAAAAACTCATGGACGTAACTCGTGAGTCTCTTCATAAAGGTATCGAACAAGCCTTGCCTGGAAACAACTTGTATGACATCTCCGCGGCAATACAGTCATACGTTGAAGGGTTTGGTTTTGGAATAGTTCGTCGATTTGTCGGCCATGGGATCGGAAGTCATCTTCATGAGAAGCCTGAGATCCCCAACTTCGTCCCCAAGGGCATGACCGGTGTTCCTCTTAAAGCCGGTATGGTGCTTGCCATAGAGCCGATGGTCACGGTTGGGAGTTATGAAGTGGAAATATTGGACGATAATTGGACTGCAGTGACGAAAGACAGAAAAATGTCTGCTCATTTTGAGCACACGATCGCTGTAACCTCCGATGGACCGACGATATTGAGCGCCTCCGAATAATTCACGGAGATGAATTGTTCGGCTTGCTCTTTGTCTAGAAACGCTGTATAAGACACAGCTTCGTTTAAAAGGCCAACCCCGAAAGGGGGCATGGGCATTATTGTTATTTAGAACGTTTGGAGACGGTCATGAAAGTCAGACCTTCTGTTAAGAAAATGTGTTCCAAGTGCAAAGTAATCAGGCGCAACGGTGTTCTCAGGGTGATCTGCGAAAACCCGAGACACAAGCAACGTCAAGGATAAAAAGGGTAAAATACTATGGCACGTATAGCTGGTGTAGATTTGCCGAGAAACAAGCGCATGGATATTGCGCTGACCTACATCTACGGTATAGGCCGGACCATGGCCCTGCAGATTCTCGATGCAACCAACGTTGACTGGAAAACCAATTCCGACAACCTGAATGCTGATGAGGTCAACCTCATTCGTACCGAGATTGAAAACAACTATAAAGTTGAGGGTGATCTCCGTCGTGAAATCACAACCAACATCAAGCGCCTGATGGATATCGGCTGCTACCGTGGCCTGCGCCATCGTCGTGGTCTCCCTGTTCGTGGGCAAAAGTCCAAGACAAATGCTCGTACTCGCAAGGGTCCCCGTCGTTCTGTCATGGGCCGCAAGAAGAAATAAGTTCGCTTAGCGACTATCGCATGTTACCGTTTTGGTATACATGCGTTGTATAAGACTTTTATTCAACGGAGATTATGGCATGGCTAGACCTCGTCGAGCTGGGAAGAAAAAAGAGAAGAAAAACATCCCCGTCGGCATCGCCCACGTCAAGGCCACGTTCAATAACACGATCGTGACCTTCACAGATGTCAAGGGCAATGTTGTTAGCTGGGCTTCTGCCGGTGCTCACTTCAAGGGTTCCCGCAAGTCCACTCCTTTTGCGGCACAGATGGCTGCCGAATCCGCCGCCAAACGCGCGCAGGATTCCGGTATGCGGACTGTCGGCATTTACGTCAAGGGCCCTGGCTCCGGACGTGAGGCTGCAATGCGCGCCATCAATAACGCTGGTTTCAAGGTTACGTTTATCCGGGATATCACACCTATTCCGCATAATGGTTGCCGTCCGCCCAAACGCCGCCGGGTTTAATTAAGGAGATTCACTGTGGCAAGATATACTCAAGCAAAATGCAAGCTGTGCCGCCGCGAAGGAACCAAGTTGTTCCTCAAGGGCGATCGCTGCTATACTGATAAGTGCGCATACGAAAAGCGCCCATACCCTCCGGGACACTCCGGCCGCATGCGCCACAAGATGAGCGATTACGCCATCCAGTTGCGTGAAAAACAGAAAGTTCGCCGTATGTATGGCATTCTTGAAGGCCAGTTCCGTGATTATTATCATCGTGCTGACGGCATGAAGGGAGTTACAGGTCATAACCTGTTGATTCTCCTCGAACGCCGATTGGACAACGTCATCTTCCGTCTCGGTTATGCAAATTCCCGTGACCAGGCTCGTCAGTTGGTGCGTCATGGCATCTTTAAGATGAATGGACGTCGCGTGAACATTCCGTCCATGCAGGTCCAGCCTGAAGATGTCATTGAGGTCCGTGAGGAAGCTCGTAAGATCCCCGTGATTAACGAGGCTCAGGAAGTCATCGCCCGCCGCGGCTGCCCCGAGTGGTTGGAGTCCGACGGTGCTAACTTCAAAGGCACGGTCAAGGCCATGCCGAGCAGGGACGACATTCAGTTCCCGATCAACGAGCAGCTCATTGTCGAATTGTACTCCAAGTAAATAGGGGACTTCATGCTTATTGAGAACGGCGACAAACTCATCAACACCCGCAACTGGAGTGAACTGGTTAAACCCGAAAAGCTCGCTCGCGATCCAAAGTCCGGCGAAAATTACGGGAAGTTCATCTGTGAACCCCTGGAGCGCGGCTATGCCACTACTATAGGCAACGCCATGCGCAGGGTCCTTCTGTCCTCTATGCAGGGGTGTGCCATTGTTGCCGCCTCCATAGAAGGCGTGCAGCACGAGTTCACGACCATGCCTGGGGTTTTGGAAGACATGACTGAGGTGGTGCTCAACCTGAAGCAGGTTCGTATCGCTATGACCACAGATGAGCCCCAACGTCTCCTTCTCGAGGCGAATAAAAAGGGCCAGGTCACTGCCGGAATGATCCAGGAAAATCAGAATGTCAAAGTTCTGAATTCTGACCAGCTTATCGCCACCCTGACAGAAAACCGTCCCCTGAAGATGGAGCTTGAGGTGCGTATGGGCAAAGGGTATGTCCCTGCTGATATGCATGAAGGCCTTGCCGATGAAATCGGTTCCATCATTCTGGATGCGAGCTATTCTCCGGTTAAAAAAGTAGCATACTCCGTTGAACAGGCTCGTGTCGGTCAGATGACAAACTATGATAAATTGATCCTCGAAGTGTGGACAGACGGTTCTGTCTCTCCTGAGGATGCCTGTGCATATAGCGCCAAAATCCTGAAAGATCAGCTTTCCGTGTTCATTAATTTTGATGAACTTTCCTCTGAAGCTGCAGAGGAAGAGGAAGATGCCATTGATCTGAACCCGAACCTCTTCAAGTCAATTGATGAACTTGAACTTTCCGTTCGTGCCACCAATTGTCTGAAGGCTGCCAATATTCAACTTGTTGGTGAACTGGTTCAACGTACTGAACAGAGCATGCTCAAAACCAAGAACTTCGGTAGGAAATCACTCGATGAGATCCGTCGAGTCCTTGACAGCATGACTCTTAAGTTTGGTATGATCGTTGAGGATTTTGACAAGAAATACCAGGAATGGATGAAGAGGAAAGAGAAAAATGAGGCATAGAAAGTCCGGTCGCAAACTGAATCGGTCGAATTCTCACCGCACTGCCATGTTCAAAAACATGGCCCGTGCGCTCCTGACCTACGAACAGATTCGCACTACTGAAGCTAAAGCTAAAGAACTGCGTCGAGTTGTTGACAAGCTCATAACTTTGGCCTTGCGCAATGACCTTCATACACGCCGTCAGGCTTACAAGGTTCTTGGAAGTCACCAGATGGTGCAGCGTCTTTTCGATGTAATCGGTCCTCGCTTTGAGGGTGGTACAGGTGGATATACCCGTATTATCAAACTCTCTCAGCCCCGTAAGGGCGACTGCGCTCCTATGGTCATTATCGAATTGACCAAGAAAGCAGTCGATACCGCTCCTGAAGCGGAAAAGACTGAATCTAAAGAAGATTAGCGAATATTAAAAAGGGGCAGGCATGAAGCCTGCCCCTTTTTTTCAAATTTAGTATAGATATTATCAATGAAATGGATCGTTTCCTATGGATGTACGCAAGCTTGATGCTTTTTGCAAAGTCTATGAGTTGCAAAATTTTTCTAAGGCTGGGGAGGTCATGTACCTTTCGCAACCGACAATAAGCTCTCATGTCGCGAATCTTGAGGAAGAGCTTGGTGTAAGGCTTTTTGATAGATTAGGTCGTAAAGTTTTGCCTACTCAAGCAGGACATGTGTTGTATGAAAGAGCTGTAGCTGTTTTTGAAAATCTTGATCAAGCTAAAGCTTCCATTGAAATGTTGCGAGATAAGGTTGTTGGTGAACTGACTATTGGGTGCAGCACTATTCCCTCGCATCACATCTTGCCAGGATATTTAGCCAAATTTTCGGCGAAATATCCTCAAGTCAGTTTTCATGTCCATACAAGTGATTCTTCAGAAATTATCAGACGTGTCGCAAATGGAGAATACCCTGTCGGTCTTGTGGGGCAGAAGCCTGAAGAAGAGGGACTTGAAGCTCTTGAAATCATGGGTGATGAAATTGTGGTTGTAGCCGCCAACAATGCTTCGTGGCTTCCTCAAGGAAATGGCTCAGTACCAATTGAAGATGTAGCGAGCCTACCATGGGTTATGCGTGAAAAAGGCTCTGCTACACGCCGTGTGTTGGAGTCTGCACTCGAAACTGTAGGACTGTCGTTATTGAGTCTGAATGTTCGCTGTTGGGTTGAAGGGACATGTGAAGCAATTGCTCATACTTTGAGCGGTGTTGGTGTCAGTGTCACATCCCGGTTGGCAACTGAAGAGTACCTTAAAAGTGGGGCAATGAAACAACTTGATGTGCCTCAACTTGCCGGCAAAAGAAAATTCTATTTAATTTACCACAGAGACAGACACATGTTCCCAGCACTGCAAACTTTTGTTGATTTTGTGCAATCTCTTTAAGATTGTTGAATAGCCACCCCCTGCGAAAAGAGAGGGTGGCTTTTATAGTATTAAGGAATGAAAACCAACTCTGGGATGGTTGAGATCAAGTCGTTCTTCTTGAGATGCTGGTAAAAAAGTTCAAGCCCCTGTATTTCTTTACTGCCCAGATCATAGACAAGACCATCAAAGTATGAGCACATTTCTTCTTCGTTAAGGCAACTGCCATCAGCTGCTAGAACACACATATCGTGAATGTGTTCGTTTCCCCAATCTTTTCCTTCTATTAATTTTTCACAAGCTATTCTGATCTTCTCCGGTGAAGCATGGTAACTCTCGCGCCGGACAATCCACACTCCGAAAATGAAGGGGAGTCCTGTCATGTTTCTCCATTCTTCCCCGAGATCTACACGGGATTGATACTCAGGATGATAGCGAAGGTTCAGCGCTTCATCACCAATTGCCAGGATTGCGTCAGGTAATTCCCCTTCCTCCAACTCTTTTGTTGCATCGCCGGAGACAAAATTAACTTTTATCTTCCAGAATTCCGAAAGTAAAATCTGAAGAAGAGCCGCTGAAGTGTGTGTCTGGGAACTGACAAGTATGGTCTTTCCCTCAAGTTCCTCTTTGGGGTATCGACTCAGTAAAAGGACACTTTGCACTGGGCCACAACTCCCGATGGCTATATGAGGAATAAGGTAGTATTTTTCAAAGTGTCGAGCATATTCGATACTTGAATTGGCTGAAAGATCGAGCTTTCCTGCATCCATCAGTTTATTCAAAGCGGATGGGGGGCCAGAGACTATATTGAAGTCGTTCTCAATTAAATTCTTTTCGATCGGGTGATATATCGGAAGGACATTGAGATATCCTATTTTACCCAACTGTATAGTCATTATTTCTGCTCCAAAAGAGTGTAATCCATGCTTCGTTGTCGTGCGGTCAGACCGGCGGCTTCGACTAACCCGTGTATCTCTTTCCGAGTAAGACGAAAGGAAACCCCTGCCGCTTTGACCACATTTTCCTCTATCATGGTGGAGCCAAAATCATTGCCCCCGAAAGAAAGTGCAAGCTGGGCTATCTGGGGTCCCATGGTCACCCAGGAGACTTGTATATTGTCGATATTATCGAGAACGATACGGCTAACTGCGAGCATTCTGAGATACTCAACACTCGTCAGCTTACGGCAATTCGGAAGCTCTGTATTGTCCGGTTGGAATGTCCATGGGATAAAGGCTGTAAAACCGGATGTGCGGTCTTGAGTCTCTCGGATGGCAAAGAGGTGTTGCAGGCGCTGTTCAACTGTCTCGACATGGCCGAACATCATGGTTGCTGTTGTACGCAAGCCCTGGGTGTGTGCTTCTTCCATAACACTTAGCCATTGGTCTGCGGGGCACTTGTTCGGGGCCACTTCAGCCCGTACAGCATCTACAAGAATTTCCGCTCCGCCGCCTGGAATGGAATCTAATCCAGCCTTGTGAAGCCTTTCAATAACTTTGGCTATCGGGATTTTTTCTTTTTCACTCCAAAAAACGACTTCGGGTGGCGAAAATGCATGTATGTGCACAGTGTAATGCTTTTTGATGTATCGGAGCATCTCTTCATACCATGAGAGAGGGATATCGGGATGATGGCCTCCTTGCATGAGAATCTGCGTACCACCCAGGTCGATCGTTTCCTGAATTTTTTCGCCGATCTCTTCAAAGGTCAGGACGTACCCACCTTCCTGATCAGGTTCCTTGTAAAATGCGCAGAATTTGCAACAGCAGACGCAAATATTGGAGTAGTTGATATTTCGGTCCACGACATAAGTTACAATGGGGTTCGGATGTTTTGCCCATCGGACCGCATTGGCAAGGTAGCCTAGGTCAAAGAAGTCAGCCTCCTTGTAGAGGGTTGTGGCTTCATCAAAATTGATGCGGTTCCCATTGAGTATTTTCTGATAGAGTGAGTCAAGAATCATGCTTATACCTCATTAAAGAAGCCGTCTCGTTCGACAGGAGTACAGCCACATCCGCGAATCATGGCTTCCAACTCCGAGCGAGTCATCCCCTGTTCACTGGTTGCACCGGCTTCGTGGCCGATTTTTTCTTCAACGACTGTCCCGTCAAAATCATCTGCTCCGAATTTGAGCGCAGCCTGGGCTTGCTTCACGCCAAGCATGACCCAGTAGGCTTTGATGTGTGGGATGTTATCGAGCATAAGTCTGCTGATAGCTATTGTGCGCAGTTTTTCCAAGCCCGTGAGCGGATGCTCGATGGTAAGTTGACTGTTTTCAGTGAGAAAAGGCAGGGGGATAAAACAGGTATAGCCACCGCCTCGGTCCTGGGATTCGCGAAGTTGCATAAGATGGTCAATGCGGTGTTGACGGGATTCGATATGCCCGAAGAGCATGGTCCCGTTCGTTTTCATACCGAGCTTGTGTGCTTCCTCGTGGATGGTAAGCCACTCCTGGGCTGTTGATTTACGAGGGCAGATTTGTTTTCGCACCTCGGGAGCAAAAATTTCCGCTCCACCGCCGGGAAGCATATCAAGGCCTGCCGCTTTAAGCCGTGCCAAGACCTCTTTTGTCGTAGTTTCTTCCAACTCTGCGAAGTGGGCAATTTCAACAGCTGTAAAACATTTCAGAATGGCTGTCGGAGCTTTTTCTTTCACTGCCTGCAAGATATCTTCAAAATAGGCTAACGGCAGTTTCGGATGGCATCCTCCTACTATATGAATTTCGCGGGGAGTGAGCGCAGTCGAATCTATTTTGGCGAGAACCTCTTCTTTGTTCAGGACAAAAGCGCCGTTTTGTCCCTCCTCTCGCTGATAGGCGCAAAAGACACATCCATTGATACAAATATTGGTGTAATTAATATGCTGGTTGATGACATAGAAAGCCTTATCCCCGTGCATGCGTGTGCGCACCATATTGGCCAAGGCTCCGATGGCCAGGGGTTCTGGACAGTCAAAAAGTGTCATCCCGTCTTCAAAAGACAGGCGTTTACCCGCGCACACCTTGGCGTGAATATCGCCAAGATCTTGGTTTTTGAAGTAATCATTTTGTAATAATTGCATAAATATCTCCTAGTTGGGGGACTCTGTCAGGCCATGTCTCAAAAGGTCTGTCATAGCTTGGGCAAGGTCTTCCAATGATTGTCCACTTGGTCCGACTCCATGATCGAGAGTTGGGACTGTGTGGCTTTGAAGGAATCTGTCAAAGATGGAATGGATGGTGAAAACAGTAATATCGATATCCAGATCCTTTCGGAGTTGTCCTGAAGCTATACCGTCTTCAACCAGTTGTCGTAAGAATTTGTCGTGTGCCCGTCTTATTTCGGTGAGAAATTTTTCCCTGAGTGGAAAATTCTCATTGAAAAGCATTTTAAGATAGATGCGGTAGAGATGTGGATGAGACTGGGTGAATGCGCCACTGGCCAGAAAACTTTTTTCAATTCTTTGAAAGAAATCTCCGGAATCAGTATCGCGTATAGCTTTGAGAGGCTGCTTGAACTGTGAAATAGCGTCGCCGAAAAGATATTCGAAAAGTCCTTGCTTGTTACCGAAATATTTGAAGAGAGATCCTTTTGCAATCCCGAGTTTATTGACGATGGTGTTTATACTGGCCTGATGATAGCCGTGATCGGCAAATTCTCTGGTCGCTTCCGAGAGAATCCGCTGGCGTTTTTCATCGGGTAGATTTTCAAATGTCTTTTGAGGATTCATGGCTGGTGCCCTTGCTCTTTGGAGTGGGTTCAGTTAAATGTGACCGGGTGGTCACTCTTTTTATCCATGGGCATACACCCTGTCAAGTGTAGTTTTTTTAGTATTTAATATTAGGTGGTTGTAATGAAAAAGAAGCTTCTTCTCGGATATTCGCCGTGTCCCAATGATACATATATCTTTCATGGTCTTGCGTCCGGTTCAGTTGCTTGGCCCGGAGGTCTCGAGATTACTCTTGCTGATGTGGAAGAGTTGAATGCTTCGGCAGCTACGGGAAAATTGGATGTTATCAAGGTCTCAGTGGCCGCCGCAGCAGGTATTTTGGATGAATATGTTCTTCTTCGCGCCGGAGGAGCAATGGGATATGGAGTCGGGCCAATTGTCGTCACAAAGGGAGAGCGTGACCTTGCTTCATTGGATGGGAAGGTCATTGCGACTCCGGGCCGGAAAACGACTGCGCATTTGCTGTTTGGTTTGTGTTGTCACAATGCAGGTATAAATGTGGAGTGCCGGGAAATGATCTTCGATGAAGTGATGCCTGCGGTAGCAGCGGGAGAGGTCGAAGCCGGTGTCGTCATTCATGAAGGGCGTTTTACATTTGG comes from the Pseudodesulfovibrio piezophilus C1TLV30 genome and includes:
- the map gene encoding type I methionyl aminopeptidase — its product is MKKFRGVFLKNEKEIGLMREANRIVSRILDELGENVKPGVPTILFEEICRTRCAEYNVRPAFLGYQGFPFALCCSVNEEIVHGFPSDKRILQEGDIVSFDMGVVFNGFYGDSARTFGVGAVDPETKKLMDVTRESLHKGIEQALPGNNLYDISAAIQSYVEGFGFGIVRRFVGHGIGSHLHEKPEIPNFVPKGMTGVPLKAGMVLAIEPMVTVGSYEVEILDDNWTAVTKDRKMSAHFEHTIAVTSDGPTILSASE
- the rpmJ gene encoding 50S ribosomal protein L36, whose amino-acid sequence is MKVRPSVKKMCSKCKVIRRNGVLRVICENPRHKQRQG
- the rpsM gene encoding 30S ribosomal protein S13, with the translated sequence MARIAGVDLPRNKRMDIALTYIYGIGRTMALQILDATNVDWKTNSDNLNADEVNLIRTEIENNYKVEGDLRREITTNIKRLMDIGCYRGLRHRRGLPVRGQKSKTNARTRKGPRRSVMGRKKK
- the rpsK gene encoding 30S ribosomal protein S11 yields the protein MARPRRAGKKKEKKNIPVGIAHVKATFNNTIVTFTDVKGNVVSWASAGAHFKGSRKSTPFAAQMAAESAAKRAQDSGMRTVGIYVKGPGSGREAAMRAINNAGFKVTFIRDITPIPHNGCRPPKRRRV
- the rpsD gene encoding 30S ribosomal protein S4: MARYTQAKCKLCRREGTKLFLKGDRCYTDKCAYEKRPYPPGHSGRMRHKMSDYAIQLREKQKVRRMYGILEGQFRDYYHRADGMKGVTGHNLLILLERRLDNVIFRLGYANSRDQARQLVRHGIFKMNGRRVNIPSMQVQPEDVIEVREEARKIPVINEAQEVIARRGCPEWLESDGANFKGTVKAMPSRDDIQFPINEQLIVELYSK
- a CDS encoding DNA-directed RNA polymerase subunit alpha gives rise to the protein MLIENGDKLINTRNWSELVKPEKLARDPKSGENYGKFICEPLERGYATTIGNAMRRVLLSSMQGCAIVAASIEGVQHEFTTMPGVLEDMTEVVLNLKQVRIAMTTDEPQRLLLEANKKGQVTAGMIQENQNVKVLNSDQLIATLTENRPLKMELEVRMGKGYVPADMHEGLADEIGSIILDASYSPVKKVAYSVEQARVGQMTNYDKLILEVWTDGSVSPEDACAYSAKILKDQLSVFINFDELSSEAAEEEEDAIDLNPNLFKSIDELELSVRATNCLKAANIQLVGELVQRTEQSMLKTKNFGRKSLDEIRRVLDSMTLKFGMIVEDFDKKYQEWMKRKEKNEA
- the rplQ gene encoding 50S ribosomal protein L17, whose translation is MRHRKSGRKLNRSNSHRTAMFKNMARALLTYEQIRTTEAKAKELRRVVDKLITLALRNDLHTRRQAYKVLGSHQMVQRLFDVIGPRFEGGTGGYTRIIKLSQPRKGDCAPMVIIELTKKAVDTAPEAEKTESKED
- a CDS encoding selenium metabolism-associated LysR family transcriptional regulator, yielding MDVRKLDAFCKVYELQNFSKAGEVMYLSQPTISSHVANLEEELGVRLFDRLGRKVLPTQAGHVLYERAVAVFENLDQAKASIEMLRDKVVGELTIGCSTIPSHHILPGYLAKFSAKYPQVSFHVHTSDSSEIIRRVANGEYPVGLVGQKPEEEGLEALEIMGDEIVVVAANNASWLPQGNGSVPIEDVASLPWVMREKGSATRRVLESALETVGLSLLSLNVRCWVEGTCEAIAHTLSGVGVSVTSRLATEEYLKSGAMKQLDVPQLAGKRKFYLIYHRDRHMFPALQTFVDFVQSL
- a CDS encoding menaquinone biosynthetic enzyme MqnA/MqnD family protein, with protein sequence MTIQLGKIGYLNVLPIYHPIEKNLIENDFNIVSGPPSALNKLMDAGKLDLSANSSIEYARHFEKYYLIPHIAIGSCGPVQSVLLLSRYPKEELEGKTILVSSQTHTSAALLQILLSEFWKIKVNFVSGDATKELEEGELPDAILAIGDEALNLRYHPEYQSRVDLGEEWRNMTGLPFIFGVWIVRRESYHASPEKIRIACEKLIEGKDWGNEHIHDMCVLAADGSCLNEEEMCSYFDGLVYDLGSKEIQGLELFYQHLKKNDLISTIPELVFIP
- the mqnC gene encoding cyclic dehypoxanthinyl futalosine synthase; this encodes MILDSLYQKILNGNRINFDEATTLYKEADFFDLGYLANAVRWAKHPNPIVTYVVDRNINYSNICVCCCKFCAFYKEPDQEGGYVLTFEEIGEKIQETIDLGGTQILMQGGHHPDIPLSWYEEMLRYIKKHYTVHIHAFSPPEVVFWSEKEKIPIAKVIERLHKAGLDSIPGGGAEILVDAVRAEVAPNKCPADQWLSVMEEAHTQGLRTTATMMFGHVETVEQRLQHLFAIRETQDRTSGFTAFIPWTFQPDNTELPNCRKLTSVEYLRMLAVSRIVLDNIDNIQVSWVTMGPQIAQLALSFGGNDFGSTMIEENVVKAAGVSFRLTRKEIHGLVEAAGLTARQRSMDYTLLEQK
- the mqnE gene encoding aminofutalosine synthase MqnE, which gives rise to MQLLQNDYFKNQDLGDIHAKVCAGKRLSFEDGMTLFDCPEPLAIGALANMVRTRMHGDKAFYVINQHINYTNICINGCVFCAYQREEGQNGAFVLNKEEVLAKIDSTALTPREIHIVGGCHPKLPLAYFEDILQAVKEKAPTAILKCFTAVEIAHFAELEETTTKEVLARLKAAGLDMLPGGGAEIFAPEVRKQICPRKSTAQEWLTIHEEAHKLGMKTNGTMLFGHIESRQHRIDHLMQLRESQDRGGGYTCFIPLPFLTENSQLTIEHPLTGLEKLRTIAISRLMLDNIPHIKAYWVMLGVKQAQAALKFGADDFDGTVVEEKIGHEAGATSEQGMTRSELEAMIRGCGCTPVERDGFFNEV
- a CDS encoding TetR/AcrR family transcriptional regulator, giving the protein MNPQKTFENLPDEKRQRILSEATREFADHGYHQASINTIVNKLGIAKGSLFKYFGNKQGLFEYLFGDAISQFKQPLKAIRDTDSGDFFQRIEKSFLASGAFTQSHPHLYRIYLKMLFNENFPLREKFLTEIRRAHDKFLRQLVEDGIASGQLRKDLDIDITVFTIHSIFDRFLQSHTVPTLDHGVGPSGQSLEDLAQAMTDLLRHGLTESPN
- a CDS encoding 1,4-dihydroxy-6-naphthoate synthase yields the protein MKKKLLLGYSPCPNDTYIFHGLASGSVAWPGGLEITLADVEELNASAATGKLDVIKVSVAAAAGILDEYVLLRAGGAMGYGVGPIVVTKGERDLASLDGKVIATPGRKTTAHLLFGLCCHNAGINVECREMIFDEVMPAVAAGEVEAGVVIHEGRFTFGDKGLNKLLDLGAWWERHTGLPIPLGAIAIRRSLGEETARAMNEAIRQSLLEASQFPDKAAAYIKAHAQEMDDAVIQEHIATFVTDYSLDVGDAGVSAVRRLLKEAGWTQGNEFITV